From the Juglans microcarpa x Juglans regia isolate MS1-56 chromosome 3D, Jm3101_v1.0, whole genome shotgun sequence genome, the window GAGACCCGAAATGGGAGCAATCATGAGTTGAAAGGAAATATCCCTTTCATCACTCCAAATTGAGCCCGCAATTTAAATCCGCACTCAAGTTTCTCCATAAAACCCACTTTTGCATCAGCAGCAAACCAACCATTTTATCATTGCAAACGCTCCTTTACAGCATCTATCGTTGACAGTCCTACATAATAATTTAGCAAGAACCATCTATAACTCAAGCGCCTATCTTGCAATCagttgtatgaaaatttgaaaaaattataatgatgagatgagatgaattgaaagttTTTCTATATCTAAACGGGGCCTAAGTAAGTGGCAAGCATttgctctctcttttttccctttctgaGCTCACAAACATATGCTAAATAGCATCATGTAGCATCGTAGAACAAATTTCGTAAAAATTGTCCAAGTTTGAGTTACTGGCTACATATCAAACAGCCAGAACATGAGGGAGCTTGTTTCAATACAGCTTGCTAGAAGGGAAAAGTTCaactaaaggaaaaaataaaaaataaagtaaaaaacacGGGCTTCGGAACATCTATACAACATTTCATCATAACTTGCTAAGCaaataaatgttaaatgtatttcAGAGAACAGAAACATGTTACCAATCTGAACCATCAGGGAAGGGCTCCAGGGCATCCTGCTTCCCACGAACATAAAATTCCACTATAGCTTTCATACGAGGAAGCTTATCAGGGTGGTACTTTACATGAACAATTACTGGTTTGAACTTGCTCAGTTTAGCATCTCTCCTCACAATCTTGAAGAGAACTTTGCTATTCATGAAAAGATAGAAATCCATAGTTCTCCTGGCAGCATGAAGCCCATCATACCCAGGATGTGAAGGGAAAAAGAGCTCCTCGTTAAAAACTGCCTGGTCCCAAGAGTTTGGCTCCCTAGAAAGACAACTGGCTACACGATCTAGAAGCTCAATTGATGGGATCGTCGGTCTGATATAGAAGAAACCAGAGTTATAAACCCACATCCGCATGGTATGGGCATATCGAGCCCACCCCATTGCAGGTTCATCAAAGACATCATTATAACCATAAGCCGTCCCATTATCGTGACCATCAGTCATGGACTCCACATCAGAATCACGATAAAGATAAGGAAAAGGATTCTGCAAATAAACAATATCAACATCCGATAGAAGGACACTATATCCTAGTTGCAAGAACTCCCTCAGAATACGAAATTTCAACCCCGAAACAGCATGGTTCCCTCCGGTCCTCGCAACTGAATCAATACCTTCATCCGGGTCTCTTTTATACACTGGGACATCCTTTTGACTTACAGAACCTGGAAATCTCCTCATCCAAAGCAACAACCAGATAATTGGGTATA encodes:
- the LOC121256116 gene encoding LOW QUALITY PROTEIN: arabinosyltransferase RRA3-like (The sequence of the model RefSeq protein was modified relative to this genomic sequence to represent the inferred CDS: deleted 3 bases in 2 codons), which codes for MIGRRDGFSMRNTAHSLPKSRVTISVAIGVGILFGCVFAFLFPHGLFLPAPIITHRLSKSDNAQVGSASCESSERVNMLKSEFVAASEKNAELKKQIRKLTEKLRLAEQRKDQAQKQVLVLGKQQKAGGFGTVKGLRTFPTVVPDESVNTRLAEILEKVAVERELIVALANSNVKDMLDVWFTNIKRIGIPNYLVVALDEEISRFCKQKDVPVYKRDPDEGIDSVARTGGNHAVSGLKFRILREFLQLGYSVLLSDVDIVYLQNPFPYLYRDSDVESMTDGHDNGTAYGYNDVFDEPAMGWARYAHTMRMWVYNSGFFYIRPTIPSIELLDRVASCLSREPNSWDQAVFNEELFFPSHPGYDGLHAARRTMDFYLFMNSKVLFKIVRRDAKLSKFKPVIVHVKYHPDKLPRMKAIVEFYVRGKQDALEPFPDGSDW